The genomic DNA GCGCTGATAAGTGGCCAGTACAATTCTACTGGACATTGTTAACCATGCGTCAAGCGGGTCAACAAGGTATTCAAGATGCGATTGATAAGAAAGGTCAAGGCTTTGCCAGCGACGATTTCGTAAAAGCAGGTGAAGAACTAAAACGCCTAGTCGATCTTAAACCATTCCAGTCAGGTCACCTCGCCGCTTCTTTTGGTAACTCATCAGGTAACTTTGGTGACGGCAAAGCCGCGATGCAGTTAATGGGTGATTGGAACTACTTATTCCAAGCTCAGCAATCAATCAGCGGCAAAGGGGTTGTTGATGACAACTTAGGTTGGATGAACTTCCCTGTGCTGAAAAATGGCAAAGGCAAAGCAACCGATACGTTAGGTGGCATTGCTGGTTGGGTACTCACCTCTGATGCTAGCCCAGAAGCGGTTCAATGGCTGAAATATTTCTCAAACATTGAAATGCAAAAACATCTCGCCAAGATCAACATGATTATTCCTGTTGTCAAAGGTGCTGATGAAGCCATTGAAAATCCATTCAAAAAACGCATTGCGCAAAATATTGCCAACTCTACATGGCACCAATTATTTTACGATCAAGCGTTTGGCGCCAATGTAGGTAGTGTCGTCAATGACGTATCCGTCGGTATTGTTAGTGGCCATCTATCTCCTCAAGAAGCTGCGGAACAAGTGCAAGAAGCATGGGAATTTGAATAATTCTCCCAACCTTTTCCACTGATATATACCCAGAGTAATTGGAGTTGCAGTGAGGCGACAAGTGAATGAGGCCCCATGAGCATAGCTTGTCTATTCGATTGGGGCGAATGAGCGCCGTCAACAAAGCTGCAGCTTCAAGTACGAAGGGCATAGCCATAAAATACAGCCAGCTTCGGTTGGCTGTTCTAATCTTCTCGAGGCTTGCTATGAGTAATGATGTCACAACGATTGATGAGAAGCCTTCCGATGCTTCTTCGAATCAAAATGTCTCACGCTGGTTTAAAAAAAATAATCACGGCAACCGCCTACTCACGTTAGTTTTATTTTTACCACCAGCGTTATTGCTGTTTACTATTTTTGTTATTTTACCGATTGGTGAAGCGGGTTATTACAGCCTATTTCGCTGGAATGGTTACGGAGAGCCGACTCAATGGGTCGATTTCAGTAACTATGCCCGTCTGTTTAATCACAGCGCTTTTGATACTGCGATTTGGAATACCCTTAAAATCATTCTAATTTCCATCGTAGTTCAACTACCACTGGCGCTGATTGTCGCTCTCTATATTTATAAAAAGAGCTGGACCAATAGTGTCTTCCGCCTAATTTTCTTTTTACCTTATATTTTGGCTGAAGTCGCTGCCGGTCTTATCTGGCGTTTTGTTTTCGATGGTGATTACGGAGTCATGTCGAGCTTTACCGAGGCGCTCAATACCGATACTTGGTACATCTTAGCCGATAGAAACTGGGCATTCATTGCCATTCTAGTAGTGTTGGTATGGAAGTATTTTGGCTTTCACATGATGATCTACATTGCCGCCCTGCAAGGTGTGCCAAAAGATCTTCTCGAAGCCAGCAAACTCGATGGTGCTACCCGTACCCAAGCCATTTGGTACGTGAAAATTCCGCTCATAATGTCGGGGATAACCATATCGATCTTCTTTAGTATCCTAGGTGCGCTACAAACCTTCGACTTAATTATGCCATTGACAGGTGGTGGACCATCTCACTCCACTCACACCTTAGTTTCCTACCTTTATACCTTCGGTATCACAAGGATGAATGTGGGCTTTGGTAGTGCGGTCGGTGTGGTTTTATTTATTTGCTGTGTGATTTTTGCCTTCACATATCAAAGCACCATTATGAAAGATAAAAAATAAGGAGTTCCCTATGCTTGCAATGCGTAAAATACGTTGGGGAAAATATATCTTCCTAATGCTGGTTGCCGGTTTTGTTCTTGTGCCTATGTTTGCCACTGTGCTCGGTGGGTTTAAAAGCCTAGGTGAATTACGAACCAACCCATTTGGACTACCTGAAGTTTGGGAGTTTGAATATTACGCCCAAGTGTTTGCTGATGGTTCAATTTGGCTGCTAATGAAAAACTCGTTAATTATCGCGTTTTTCTCGGTAGTGCTTACTTTGATCATTGGCACCATGACCGCGTTTACTTTTTCCCATATTAAGTTTGCCGGTTATAAATACATCTATAACTACTTCCTGATAGGCATGATGTTTCCTGCGGCGGCGGCTATTTTACCGCTGTTCTTAAAAATCAGGGATCTAGGCTTACTCGACAGTATGTCAGGCGTGGTGATCCCACAAGTCGCCTTTGGTTTAGGCTTTAGTATTTTATTGTTTAGAACCTTCTTTGAACAACTGCCTTCCGAGTTATTTGATGCTTCTCGGGTTGATGGTTGTAGCTACATCAAGTTCTACTGGCATATCATCTTGCCGCTTTCCACACCAATCTTAGCCACCGTGGGAGTATTTGTATTGGTCGCGAGTTGGAATAACTATTTATTACCATTGCTGGTACTGAATACCGAACAGCATTACCCGTGGACGTTAGGCATCATGCAATACCGTGGTGAGTATGGTATCGAATGGAACCGTATCCTTGCTTACGTCACCGTCACTATTACCCCTGCTATCGTATTTTTCCTATTCGCGCAAAAATACATTGTTGCTGGTTTAACCGGCGGCGCAGTGAAGGGTTAGCCTAACTAAATAGAATTATAAGGAACATTCCTATGGCTTCAGTTGAATTTAAACATATTGAAAAGACCTACCCAGGCAACGTACAGATTGTTAAAGACTTTAACCTTAAAATTGAAGATGGTGAGTTTGTGGTATTTCTCGGCCCATCTGGCTGTGGTAAATCCACCACTCTACGCATGCTCGCCGGTTTAGAAGACATTACTGGCGGTGAAATTCTTATCAATGGCAGAGTCGTCAATGAGCTCGAACCGATTGAGCGTGATATCGCCATGGTATTCCAAAGCTATGCGCTATATCCACACATGACGGTGTATCAAAACATAGCTTTTGCCTTAAAACTGGCAGGGTTAAAAAAAGAAGAAATAGAGAAAAAAGTGCGCCCTGTTGCCGATATGCTACAGCTCACACCACTGTTAGATCGCAAACCAAAAGCATTATCCGGTGGCCAGCGCCAACGTGTTGCCATGGGTCGCGCGATGGTTCGTACGCCAGAAGTATTCTTATTTGATGAGCCGTTATCAAACTTAGATGCAAAATTGCGTAACTCAATGCGTACCGAGATCAAAGCGCTGCACAAAAAGATGCAAAAGACCACCATCTACGTGACTCATGACCAAGTAGAAGCCATGACATTAGCCGACCGCATCGTGATTTTACGTGATGGTAAAGTCGAGCAAGTTGGCACGCCGAGAGAGATCTACCACTCTCCTGCTAATAAATTCGTCGCAGGTTTCATTGGCAGCCCAGCAATGAACTTCATCCCCGTCGGACTAGATAAAGCAGAAGGTTGGAATGTCGATATTGCAGGTCAAAAACTGAATCTAACGGGTGACGTTCATGGGAACCAAAGTGAAAGTAAGGCGACACTTGGCATTCGCCCATGTGACATTCATATCACGCCGGATCTCTTAACGCAGCCACTGCCGATTAAAGGCAAAGTCGAGAACTTAGAATTACTCGGCTCAACGATACAGCTGACGAGTCGTTTAGGAGATAGTCAAATCACCGTAGAAGCACCATCAAGCCATGTAATTAACGAGGGCGACATGGCTAATTTCTACATTGATGGCTCTCGCTTGCATATGTTTGATAATCAATCAGGGCTATCAATCTATCAGGCTAATTAAAGCGGATAAGCCATATTCTGCACATAATTGAACGCAAAATATGGCTTTCTTATCGTGAATCTAAATCAACTACATAAATCTAAGGTATAAACTTTTTTGCTAAAGACATGTACAAAATAGCTAACTCTTAATTTCCATGAGAGCTCTAACATCACTCGGTCCCTCCCATCAGTAGTATTGCTGGCAATTGAAAAGTAACTGGATGAGAAAACTATGTATAAATATAAATTACCAGTGTTAGAGAAAGTTGGCTTCGGTGCCGGGGACATGGCCGTGAATGTGGTTATTTCCTCTATGATGCTGATCATCACCTTTTTCTACACCGACATCTTTGGTATCAAGCCTTCAGATTTAGCCATGCTATTTATCGTAGTGCGATTAATTGACGCAGTGACCGATCCATTAATGGGTATGATCACTGATAAATTTACCTCTCGCTGGGGTCGATACCGTCAATATATGCTGTTTTTAGCCATTCCGTTTGGCATTTCAGTTTACTTAGCATTCAGCACACCAGATGGCGATTACAACACCAAACTGGTTTACGCTTATGCGACCTATATTTTTGTGACAGTGATGTTTACCGCGGTGACCATCCCTTATATTTCACTTATCAGCGTATTAACTGATGACCCGAAAGAACGTCTGTCGGCTAACGGTTACCGTTTATTCTTCGCTAAAATTGCAGCGTTTTTAGTAACCATTATCGTACCGCAACTTTCTACCGCTTGGGGTCAAGATAACCTACAACTCGGTTACCAATATTCAATGGGTCTAATGGGCTTAATGGGTACGCTGTTATTCCTATTCTGTTTTGCAACAACCAAAGAGCGTATTGAACACGTAGTAGATAAAAAGTCATTCAAAGAACAAGTGAAAATCTTAATGAAGAATGACCAATGGCTGATTTTATGTGCAGTATGTATCACCGGCACCATTGGTTATGTTATCCGTGGTTCAGTAGCGGCTTACTACGCAAAATACTACCTAGGTGGTGATGCAACGACCATTTCTGCTTTCTTGGCAACCGGGGTAACTGCGGCGATTCTTGCAATGGTGGCATCAACTTGGATCACTAAGAAGTACTGTAAAATCAAACTATTCCGTTACAGCCAATTGGCCGTATTCGCATTAAGCGCAATGTTGTACTTCTTCGTTGGACAAGGTGACTACGCTCTCGCTTTCATTTTGTATTTCTTAGTATCCTTTGTGGTTGATTTACATGCTCCAGTCTTCTGGTCTGCGATTGCTGAAGCGGTTGACTACGGCGCATACAAAACCGGTAAACGAGTTTCAGGTCTAGCATTTGGTGGTATCTCATTTAGCCAAAAACTAGGTATGGGTATTGCAGGTGCAATTGTTGGTTCGTTATTAACTTTCTTCAACTACGTACCAAATGAAGCTCAATCAGACTTTGCTTTAACAGGGATTGCCTTGATGCTGACTATCATTCCTGGCTTCTTCCACTTCCTAATGGGTGCCTTGATGTTCAAATACAAAGTAACAGACAAGTTCTACAACAAGATCACCGCCACCAACATTCTTGAAGTAGAAGAGAACCTAAGCACCGTTAAACCAGACAAAAAACCAGTAACTAATTTCGCGAACTAAGGTAGCAGTATGACTGATTTCGTAAACCCAATTATCGAACAACGCGCGGATCCACATATTTATAAGCACACCGATGGCTATTATTACTTCACCGCATCGGTACCAGAATATGATCGCATTGAGATCCGCCGTGCTAAAACGATTAAAGAATTGAACACCACCAGCGAGTTAATTAACGCTTGGTATAAACCGGATGTTGGCCCATACAGCGATTTAATTTGGGCACCAGAGCTGCACTTTATTGATAACGCTTGGTATGTGTATTTTGCTGCCGCTCCTTCACGTGACATCGTGGATGGTTTGTTCCAGCACCGTATGTATGCCATTTCAAACCGTAACGCTAACCCCATTACCGATGAATGGGTGTTTGAAGGGCAAGTGGAAACAGGCATGGATACCTTCTGCTTAGATGCCACCTCATTTAGCCACCAAGGCGTGAATTATTATGTGTGGGCGCAAAAGCAAAATGATATTCAAGGTAACTCAAACCTGTACATTGCAGAACTTGAAACGCCAACAACGCTAAAAACGCCACCACAATTACTCACCATCCCTGAGTTTGAGTGGGAACAAATTGGTTTTTGGGTCAACGAAGGACCATCGGTCATTCACCGTCATGGCAAATTCTGGATGACTTATTCCGCCAGTGCGACCGATGAAAACTACTGCATGGGTCTGCTTTACGCAGATGAAGATAGCAACCTACTCGACCCTGCAAGTTGGCATAAATCTGAACAGCCAGTATTTAGAACCAACTGGGATAAAAAAATCTACGGCCCCGGACATAACAGCTTTACCGTTGATGAAGAAGGCCACGATTTATTGGTGTATCACGCGCGTGATTATACCGAGATTGAAGGTGACCCATTATGGGATCCAAACCGTCATACTCGGATTAAACGCCTAGAGTGGGATAATGGTTTCCCTATCTTTGGTGACGCAATTTAACTTTTAACAAGGTACTTGAGCGAACACATACTCAAGTACCTTTTCTCATTTAAAAAGGAGCCGTTATGCTCGCAACTCTTTCTTCTTCAGAAACATTGGTCTCTCCAGATTCATTAAAAGTGTCACTAGAAGCCGGTCTATTTACCGATGGAAACCCAGCTTGTGTTCACACCTTAAAAAACAAACAAGGCATGACGGTTAGCTTTATGGATATTGGTGCCACTTGGGTAAGTTGCCAAGTGCCAACATCAGAAGGCAAACGTGAAGTACTGCTCGGTATGAAAAAGCTCGAAGACTACCAATCTCATTCTGCTTTCTTAGGCGCGACAATTGGCCGTTTTGCTAACCGTATCGCGAAAGGGAAATTCAGCCTTAACGGGCAAGATTACCGCATCACAATCAATAACAACGACAACAGCCTACACGGTGGTATCGATGGATTTGATAAACGACGTTGGTCAGTTAAAGAACACAGTGAATCCCACATTACCTACAACCTGACTTCACCTGATGGCGACCAAGGTTTTCCAGGTAGTCTAACCGTTGAAGTGGCCTACACACTGACTGAAAATAATCAGCTCTGCATTGAATATTCAGCATTGTGCGATCAAGATTGCCCTATCAACTTGACCAATCATGCTTACTTTAATTTAGACGGTGCCGAATCAGGTAACACCATTCTCGGCCATGAACTCATGCTATTGGCCAACGAATATCTACCGACTGATGAGCAACTTATTCCGACCGGCGAACTGCGCCCAGTGGATGGCACCAGCTTTGATTTTAAAACCACTCGACCAATTCGCGATCGCCTGCTAGAAGATGACGACCAAAAAACCGCTAAAGGTTATGATCACGCCTTAACTTTACCGAGTGAACTGACCGATGGCATCAGTCCTATCGCGCAACTGACGAGTTCCGATAAGCTAGTTACTATGTCGGTATTTACCGATAAGCCTGCGATCCAATTCTATAGTGGTAACTTCTTAGGTGGCACGCCCTCTCGTCAAGGTGAGTATAACGACTATCAAGGCATCGCACTTGAAACTCAATTCTTACCCGATTGCCCAAACCACCCAGAGTGGCCTGCAGAAAATAAAGGTTTTATTGCGAAAAAAACCTTCTACCAATACCAAACCAGCTACCAATTTGAGGCGCAATAATGACAACCGCCTTAGAGAAAATGCGGGCCGGCGAGCGCTATGATATTAATGACGCGGATTTAATTGAAATGCGCGATACCACCCGCGATTTGACTGCAATCTATAATCAAACGCCTCGCCGTGAACGGGGCAAGCAACGTGAATTAATTGAGAAGATTTTTGCTAAAGTCGGCGACAATGTACACATTGAAAAAGCGATGAACATTGATTACGGCATCAATACCTATATAGGCAACCATGTCTTTATTAATTTCAACTTCACCCTCCTTGACTGCGCCCCCGTCACTATTGGTAATAACGTATTCATCGGCCCTAATGTACAAATCTATACTGCACATCACCCACTTGATAGTGAAACACGCAATCAACACACTGGCTTTGCCGAACCCATCACTATAAGTAACAACGTATGGATTGGTGGGGGCAGTATCATTCTACCAGGCGCAACCATTGGCGATGGTGCCGTTATTGGCGCAGGAAGCGTGGTGACTAAGGATATTCCAGAAAATGCCATTGCTTTTGGAAATCCGTGTAAGGTTCGAAAGAAAATTTGATACCATAAAAAATCAGCGAATATAAATACACATGACTATTCGCCGATGTTCTTCTTTTTATCGCGTTATAGCCGATTTTACGATAGTAATGCCAATTAAACCTAAGATAGCACCTGTAACTTTATCAATATAATAAGCCATTTTCGTAAAGCGGCAGCGCACCTTTTCGGTGGAAAGAAGATAAATAATGGCCACATCCCAAAGAAAAACCACCATCGTCATCCAAGCCCCTAATCCGGCCTTAAAAGCCAAACTAACATCGCTGGTTAAGACAACCGTGAACAGACTTAAATAAAATAATAAATTCTTAGGATTGAGTATTCCTGACATAAAGCCGGTTACAAACTCTGCCCAAAAAGAATGTTGCTTATTCAATTGGCTCGTCGAATCGACAATATCTAAATTTGTATAAGCCATTCTGCGAGCTTTCAAAGCTTGAAAGGCAAGATAAATTAAAAAGAGACCACCAATGATTTTTAATGTGATCATCACCGGAACCGAAGCCGCTAAAATGGACCCAACACCAACTAAACACAAACCAATATACACAGAGTTAGCAAATGCAATCCCGGCTGCAACCCCTACCGCATTCTTACTTTTATTTCGTATTGCACTTTTAACCACCAGAACAAAATCTGGGCCAGGGCTAAGCAACGCAAGAAAATGGGCAATAGCAACCGTAAGAAAAACACTCATTAAACCTGTATCCATATTGCTTTCTCTCCTAACATATAAAGGTTGTATAAAAAATCAACGCAGGTTCAGTATGCCATTTTTCTTTAGTAAAGGAAGTTATCCCCCCTCATTAATCCGAATACCAATAACATACAGGAGAAATGAATGGCATTATTTTCAAGAAAAGAGACTGGTCTTTGCAATAAGAGTGATAGACAACAAATAAAAAAGAATACTCAACGCTCTAATGATGGTTCATAGTCAAAAATTAAAACAGAATTTTATGACATTAAATCTCATAAATTATGATTAATTTATTAAAATTAACACCAATTATTAGTCATTAACCATGAAATAAACATAAATAAAAAATAAAAAACTCTTTTTTTTACTAAAAAAATTATCATCATTTATAGTAATTAAAAATATAAACCGATTAATAAATTTGAAATAAATTCATATTAATGAACGAGTCATACGTTCAAATAGCAATACCCCCTTTCTAATTATGTGAGACAGTTCTTATTAATTTAATTTACACTGAAAATTATTAAAATAATTGTGATTTTGCACATGAATTCAAAATTACTTAATTTTTGATCATAAAAAACTTAGGTATGGTGTTTATAGATTAATTGCCTAAGACGGGATATTACTATGTTTAAAAAGACAATTTTAGCAACCGTTATACTCAGTGGTTTAGCGGCTTGTTCAATGGATAGCTCATCTTCTCAAGCTGAACAATCACAAGCGATGGTTAACCAACTCGCCAATAATTTAGACATTCATTATACCATTGTGACCAATCAAGGTGCTGATGATGGACTGAAGTGTAAAGAGTTGCAGGCCGAGTGGGCTTCTTGTAACAAAGTCAATATGACGCTTAGAAACACTGGTGAAGCCATTGACAACAAAGATTGGACCATTTACTTCCACAGTATTCGTCTGATTCTTGATGTTGAAAATGACCAATTTAAAGTCACTCGTATAACGGGTGATTTACACAAGCTAGAACCAACGGATAAGTTTGATGGCTTCGATAAAAACGAAGAAGTTATTATTCCGATGATTGCAGAATATTGGCAGTTATTTGAAACCGATTTCATGCCACGCGCTTTCGTCACCGCGCCCGGCGTACAAGCCCGCAATATTATCTCTTTAGACACCGAAGATACGGGCGAATATGTTGACGCAATTACAGGTGTACAACTCAAAAGAACCCTAGCGGATAATAATATTGTCGCGACAGCATATTCTCGTTTTGATAAAAATGCTGACGTAGTTAACCTTGATGCCTCTTCACACATTATTCCAACCCCTTCTAAAACAACGTTGACGCATAAGAAAGCAAATTTAAGCAAAGGTATTATCATTACATCAAAAGGGGTTGATGCGGAACAAATTAACGCATTAAACCAACGTGCATCACTACTTGGTTTATCAACATCAGGTCAATACCCAATATCACTTGAAGTGAACAAAAATCAATTTAAAGGTATGGTTTCTGGCGCTTACAAATTGACGATAAAAGAAGATAAAGCAACGATTGTTGCTTCAGATGAAGCTGGCGCATTTTATGGGGCTCAATCTCTATTTTCTTTAGTTAATATGGATAAAACCAGTATCCCTACCTTAGAAGTAGAAGATGCACCTCGTTTCCAATATCGCGGTGTCATGGTCGATGTTGCACGTAATTTCCATTCTAAATCTGCCATTATTGCCACAATTGACCAAATGGCGGCTTATAAGCTAAATAAATTGCACCTTCATTTAACCGATGATGAAGGTTGGCGTTTACAGATCCCAGGTTTACCAGAGTTAACTGACATTGGCGGACAACGTTGCTTCGATGAATCAGAAACCTCATGTTTACTGCCACAACTTGGTTCAGGAGCTAATTCAGATAACTTTGGCTCGGGGTTCTTTACTACCGATGATTACATTGAAATATTAAAATACGCCAAAAACCGCAATATTGAAGTCATCCCAGAAATCGATATGCCTGCTCACTCTCGTGCCGCGGTCATGTCCATGGAAGCTCGTTATAAACGCCTTGCCGATGAAGGTAAAATGGATGAAGCCAACCAATACCGTTTGATGGATCCAAAAGATGAATCCAATGTGACAACGGTTCAGTTCTATAATAAACAAAGCTTCATTAACCCTTGTTTAGAGTCCTCAACCGCGTTTGTTGATAAAGTCATTACCGAAGTGGACGCTATGCACAAAAAAGCAGGTGTACCACTCAACACTTGGCATTTCGGTGGTGATGAAGCGAAAAACATAAAGCTTCACGCTGGCTTTCAAGATATTAATGATAAAGAAAAAATCGCATGGAAAGGTGATTTAGATTTGTCTAAACAAGATATGCCTTTTGCAAAATCCCCTCAATGCCAGGCATTAGTATCGAGTGGCCAAGTGGCTGACTTTGAACATTTGCCAAGTTATTTTGCTGAAGAAGTTGCCGATATTGTGACGAAGCATGGCATTAAAAACTACCAAGCATGGCAAGACGGCTTAAAGCACTCTGAAGGTTCATCATCGTTTTCAACCGACGCGGTTCAAGTTAACTTCTGGGATACCCTTTACTGGGGCGGTGGCGCCTCCGCTTATGAGTGGGCAGATAAAGGCTATGACATGGTCATTTCTAACCCCGATTACGTCTACATGGATTTCCCGTACGAAGTTGATCCGAAAGAACGTGGCTATTACTGGGCTACACGTGCCAGCGATACGCGTAAAATGTTTGGTTTTGCACCAGAAAATTTACCTCAAAATGCTGAAACTTCCGTCGATCGTGACGGTAATGGATTTGAAAGTACCGGCACCGTCACACCGAAAAAGCCATTCTATGGCCTATCTGCTCAGTTATGGAGTGAAACAGTTCGCACCGATGAGCAATATGAGTATATGGTATTCCCTCGCGTTATCGCCGTGGCTGAACGAGCATGGAGCAAAGCTTCTTGGGAAAATGACTACAAAGTGGGTGTAAAGTATTCACAAGACACCACACTCGTGAATAAGAAAGCACGATTAGCTGATTGGACGTTGTTTGCCAATGCCATGGGACAACGTGAATTAGCCAAAGTAGAAAAAGCGGGAATCCAGTACCGTTTGCCTATCCCTGGTGCAAAAGTGGTTAATGGCAAGTTGAATATGAATGTGTCATTCCCTGGCGTCACGTTGCAATATTCTACCGACGATGGCAAAACATGGTTAAGCTATAACAACGCCAACCAACCCACCGTAGATGGAGAAGTGCAAATACGCTCTATATCTTCTAGTGGTAAGCGTTCAAGCCGTGTAACGATTATTCGTTAGTTAGATAATTCGAAAAAAGAACATCAAAGCCTAAATAGCCTTATTTAGGCTTTTTTACATCATATTTTGTATCCCTACATAACATCAAGATACCGATTTAATATCATCATTCGAGTTCTTTACGTTTTGCCTTACTTAACCCACTAACAACCAAAGTATACGACTCGTTTAAATAATACTTTAACTCTTCATCTAATGTGCCGGAGGTGTCGACTTGTTGAATCCACTTCATACCGCGGCTAGCAAAATAAGGCGCTGGAATGTATCCCGGCTCTTCACGCAAAAAGTCAAAATTGAGTGGAGAAGCTTTAAACGTAAAAGCTGGCTTTCCTTGTTTGTTCGTAAATCCTACTGCAAATACTTTTCCACCGATCTTCCATACATGTGAGTTGCCCCACTGCATCACATAAGTGCTCGCGGGCAATGCATCACAAAATTGGTTAAATTCATCATGCGTCATTTTAATGATAGCTCCGAATTCTGCATCTTGATGTCACTTGAGTATAGAAGGCTACATCACTTTCTCACGATATAACTTTGGGCTAAGACCGGCTTTATTTTTAAATACCCGTGAAAAATACAGCGGATCAGAATAGCCAATTAAGCGGGAGATTTGATTGATCGAGTAGTTCGATGTCACCAATAACTGCTTGGCGCGGCTAATACGTTGGTCATCTCGCCATTGAGTAATCGTCATACCAATCTCATCTCGGAACAAATGTCCCAGTCGTGATGGTGACAAGCAAATTAACTCTGCGAGCTGCTCGTTTGTGAAGTCTTCATTTAAATGCTTTGCCATATAATTGACGACTTCCGTCACTCGTGGATCGATTCTTTTTTTAATGAGATTTGGCTGGTTCATTTTGCAACGGATCAAGATCTGTTCAAGTAAGTTCAGACTCAACTCATCGTTATAAGGTTCTTCTCGTTGACTAAGTTCTTCAATTTGCAAGAACAACTGGTTGAGCTTTTCTTGATCATCAATTTGAACGCCCTTGGTAATAAAAACACCATTAGTGCACTCTTCCCATTTTAAGCGATTATTCCAGTAAGCACGTGGGCGAAAATAGATCCAGCGGTGGTGCCATTCTTCAGTTTGCTCAGAACGGTGATAAAAGTGAGGCACTCCAGTAGGGAAAAGCAATAAATCCCCTTCTTTAACCTCAAAAGCTTCCTTCCCTTGAAAGACTGTACCTTGGCCTTTGACCGTTAAGTTTAAAATATACCCTTTCATGCCATTAGGACGATCTATAACAAAGTCGAGATCGCCTCCTTGAGTGATAGGGGTTAATCCTGCCACTAAATGCGCATTAAAATCATATCCCGGCTTCAATGGATCATTTTGCATCGTGTCGTCCGTGTCTTTGGTCATTGACCATCGCGATTAAATTTAAAGAGGAAAGTACTGGTGTAATAATTGTGATAAACCCTCGCCATGGTTGTCCGTTGAACAAATAATGTTGGCGTGCTGCTTTACCTCTTGATGTGCATGGTGCATCGCAATACCGCACCCTGCTGACTGCAACATTGATATATCATTATAATTATCTCCTGCTGCGACCACTTGTTGTGCATTAACTTTTACTATCTGAAGATAATGAGACAATGCGTTTCCTTTGCTGTGTCCTTTCATTGCCAGATCGATTCTATTCGGTCCCGACATCGAACCAGAAAAATATTGTTGAATAAACGGCAATTGTAAAAAAGCCGTAAAACGCTCTTCTTCACCTTGCACCACAAACTTCCAAATA from Vibrio casei includes the following:
- a CDS encoding MFS transporter, whose translation is MYKYKLPVLEKVGFGAGDMAVNVVISSMMLIITFFYTDIFGIKPSDLAMLFIVVRLIDAVTDPLMGMITDKFTSRWGRYRQYMLFLAIPFGISVYLAFSTPDGDYNTKLVYAYATYIFVTVMFTAVTIPYISLISVLTDDPKERLSANGYRLFFAKIAAFLVTIIVPQLSTAWGQDNLQLGYQYSMGLMGLMGTLLFLFCFATTKERIEHVVDKKSFKEQVKILMKNDQWLILCAVCITGTIGYVIRGSVAAYYAKYYLGGDATTISAFLATGVTAAILAMVASTWITKKYCKIKLFRYSQLAVFALSAMLYFFVGQGDYALAFILYFLVSFVVDLHAPVFWSAIAEAVDYGAYKTGKRVSGLAFGGISFSQKLGMGIAGAIVGSLLTFFNYVPNEAQSDFALTGIALMLTIIPGFFHFLMGALMFKYKVTDKFYNKITATNILEVEENLSTVKPDKKPVTNFAN
- a CDS encoding ABC transporter ATP-binding protein translates to MASVEFKHIEKTYPGNVQIVKDFNLKIEDGEFVVFLGPSGCGKSTTLRMLAGLEDITGGEILINGRVVNELEPIERDIAMVFQSYALYPHMTVYQNIAFALKLAGLKKEEIEKKVRPVADMLQLTPLLDRKPKALSGGQRQRVAMGRAMVRTPEVFLFDEPLSNLDAKLRNSMRTEIKALHKKMQKTTIYVTHDQVEAMTLADRIVILRDGKVEQVGTPREIYHSPANKFVAGFIGSPAMNFIPVGLDKAEGWNVDIAGQKLNLTGDVHGNQSESKATLGIRPCDIHITPDLLTQPLPIKGKVENLELLGSTIQLTSRLGDSQITVEAPSSHVINEGDMANFYIDGSRLHMFDNQSGLSIYQAN
- a CDS encoding carbohydrate ABC transporter permease, with translation MLAMRKIRWGKYIFLMLVAGFVLVPMFATVLGGFKSLGELRTNPFGLPEVWEFEYYAQVFADGSIWLLMKNSLIIAFFSVVLTLIIGTMTAFTFSHIKFAGYKYIYNYFLIGMMFPAAAAILPLFLKIRDLGLLDSMSGVVIPQVAFGLGFSILLFRTFFEQLPSELFDASRVDGCSYIKFYWHIILPLSTPILATVGVFVLVASWNNYLLPLLVLNTEQHYPWTLGIMQYRGEYGIEWNRILAYVTVTITPAIVFFLFAQKYIVAGLTGGAVKG
- a CDS encoding carbohydrate ABC transporter permease — protein: MSNDVTTIDEKPSDASSNQNVSRWFKKNNHGNRLLTLVLFLPPALLLFTIFVILPIGEAGYYSLFRWNGYGEPTQWVDFSNYARLFNHSAFDTAIWNTLKIILISIVVQLPLALIVALYIYKKSWTNSVFRLIFFLPYILAEVAAGLIWRFVFDGDYGVMSSFTEALNTDTWYILADRNWAFIAILVVLVWKYFGFHMMIYIAALQGVPKDLLEASKLDGATRTQAIWYVKIPLIMSGITISIFFSILGALQTFDLIMPLTGGGPSHSTHTLVSYLYTFGITRMNVGFGSAVGVVLFICCVIFAFTYQSTIMKDKK
- a CDS encoding ABC transporter substrate-binding protein codes for the protein MPYKHNNNTHTLKKSWKKIVYPAAIAASLTSSFAWADTTIRMLHLEADPKVVAIWEQVGHDYEKANPGQHIKWEYLENEAFKQKLPTLLQSEQRPDIFYSWGGGNFQTRVDAGLLKDVTKEMQDIKPRFSEASFNAYNYKGKQYGLPYMVSQVGFWYNKALFAKAGVDAEKIVTWDDFLAAVKKLQAAGITPITTAGADKWPVQFYWTLLTMRQAGQQGIQDAIDKKGQGFASDDFVKAGEELKRLVDLKPFQSGHLAASFGNSSGNFGDGKAAMQLMGDWNYLFQAQQSISGKGVVDDNLGWMNFPVLKNGKGKATDTLGGIAGWVLTSDASPEAVQWLKYFSNIEMQKHLAKINMIIPVVKGADEAIENPFKKRIAQNIANSTWHQLFYDQAFGANVGSVVNDVSVGIVSGHLSPQEAAEQVQEAWEFE